A single genomic interval of Lewinellaceae bacterium harbors:
- the cas2 gene encoding CRISPR-associated endonuclease Cas2, which yields MARPRKIAYNLKEKLRKIREAGLESQAPDKQRAQEPPEESQPLNERIRQILQLVNRPSDNPYDMLFLVMYDIEDDRVRNHIAKYLLSKGCIRIQKSVYMARTPQQAFQEINDTLREVQQAYDNQDSILLVPVQAATISSMKIIGKDIQVQSLTDPPNTLFY from the coding sequence ATGGCCCGGCCCAGGAAAATAGCCTACAACCTCAAAGAAAAGCTGCGAAAGATTCGCGAAGCCGGACTGGAAAGCCAGGCGCCAGACAAACAAAGGGCTCAGGAACCGCCTGAAGAAAGCCAGCCGCTCAACGAGCGCATCCGCCAAATTCTCCAATTGGTTAACCGCCCTTCCGATAATCCTTATGATATGCTGTTTCTCGTCATGTACGACATTGAGGACGACCGCGTCCGCAACCACATCGCCAAATACCTGCTGAGCAAAGGCTGCATCCGCATCCAGAAGTCAGTCTATATGGCCCGCACCCCCCAGCAAGCCTTCCAGGAGATCAACGATACCCTCCGGGAAGTACAACAGGCCTACGACAACCAGGACAGCATCCTGCTCGTACCGGTACAGGCCGCCACCATCAGCAGCATGAAGATCATCGGCAAAGATATTCAGGTGCAATCCCTCACCGATCCGCCCAACACCTTGTTTTATTGA
- a CDS encoding virulence protein E: MLYFGLNITQPDDELRKIPVERVFQGIARPKDNLRQQVERLRMVRTMDAKQYARLKKQLPYFVCGSFHPPYRRRENFAAIQYFVIDLDHFEQAQLSRREVAERLCQDSRLLLLFTSPGGDGLKLLFKLTAPCFDPGLYALFYKAFLQALALQYQLEKVIDTRTHDTTRACFFSVDPHAYFNPQAESVALEQFFDASLPDAQREVAIAHKALREQSPAGEKTDKEPLSDEVLLQIKQKLNPNFRPRKKRDAYVPPELESVMPRVEQALQELGIGLAKVESIQYGKKLTVAAGQHWAEVNVFFGKRGFSVVKTTKSGSHAELANIAHQLLYELLNGENN, encoded by the coding sequence ATGCTGTATTTTGGATTGAACATCACTCAACCTGACGACGAGCTTCGAAAGATTCCGGTAGAACGCGTCTTTCAGGGCATTGCCCGCCCGAAAGACAACCTGCGGCAGCAGGTCGAACGCCTTCGTATGGTACGCACGATGGATGCCAAGCAGTACGCCCGCCTCAAAAAGCAGCTGCCTTATTTTGTTTGCGGCAGTTTCCATCCGCCTTACCGGCGGCGCGAAAATTTTGCCGCCATCCAGTATTTCGTCATCGACCTCGACCATTTTGAGCAGGCGCAACTCTCGCGGCGGGAAGTAGCGGAGCGGTTATGTCAGGATAGCCGTTTGCTCCTGTTGTTTACTTCTCCGGGCGGCGACGGGCTGAAGCTGCTGTTCAAATTGACGGCACCGTGTTTCGACCCCGGCTTGTACGCCTTGTTCTACAAAGCCTTCCTCCAGGCCCTTGCCTTACAGTATCAGTTGGAAAAGGTGATCGACACCCGCACCCACGACACCACCCGCGCCTGTTTTTTCAGCGTCGACCCGCATGCCTATTTCAACCCTCAGGCAGAGTCTGTGGCGCTGGAGCAGTTCTTCGACGCCAGCCTGCCGGATGCCCAGCGCGAGGTAGCCATTGCCCACAAAGCCCTCCGGGAGCAATCGCCTGCCGGAGAAAAAACCGACAAAGAACCCCTGAGTGATGAGGTGCTGCTGCAGATCAAGCAAAAGCTCAACCCCAATTTCCGGCCCCGGAAAAAACGGGACGCCTATGTGCCGCCCGAACTGGAGTCGGTCATGCCCCGGGTAGAACAGGCCCTGCAGGAGTTGGGTATTGGCCTGGCTAAGGTGGAGTCTATTCAGTATGGTAAAAAACTAACCGTCGCTGCCGGCCAGCATTGGGCGGAGGTGAATGTCTTTTTCGGCAAGAGAGGCTTCTCGGTAGTCAAGACGACCAAAAGCGGCAGCCACGCCGAGTTGGCGAACATTGCCCATCAGCTCCTCTACGAATTGTTGAACGGTGAAAATAACTGA
- the cas1 gene encoding CRISPR-associated endonuclease Cas1 codes for MHIILNSYGTSLQREGDRFVIYTQEGKDHIAPSQVRSISVSKGAKVSSDAVLLAIEHEIDLLFIDGMGMPQGRVWSIKYGSISTIRKNQVEFIFSSKAVDWAKELLQYKMDTQIAHLLALETEDDKAQRIIQRAINALEDHKNKLGQAEGEVISDVAPSMRGWEGAASRRYFQALNEVLPPAYRFESRSKHPATDRFNALLNYGYGMLYGKVEGALIKAGIDPYIGVFHRDDYNRPVLVYDVIERYRVWIDFVAIQLCRQDAFPEECFVERNGGVWLEGLGKRILIQSVNDYLAEVVQQQGVERSRAFHIQRYAHQLAKFFQQSVG; via the coding sequence ATGCACATCATCCTCAATTCCTATGGCACCTCCCTGCAGCGCGAAGGCGACCGTTTCGTCATTTACACCCAGGAAGGCAAAGATCACATTGCGCCATCCCAGGTGCGGTCCATCTCGGTAAGCAAGGGCGCTAAAGTGAGCTCCGACGCAGTACTGCTGGCTATTGAACACGAGATCGACCTGCTGTTCATCGACGGAATGGGCATGCCGCAGGGCCGGGTGTGGAGCATCAAATATGGCTCCATTTCCACCATCCGGAAGAACCAGGTGGAATTTATCTTTTCCTCCAAAGCGGTGGATTGGGCTAAGGAGCTGTTACAGTACAAAATGGACACCCAGATCGCCCACCTGCTGGCGCTGGAAACGGAAGACGACAAAGCCCAGCGCATCATTCAGCGTGCCATCAATGCCCTGGAGGACCACAAAAACAAACTGGGGCAAGCCGAAGGGGAGGTCATCTCCGATGTGGCGCCCTCCATGCGCGGCTGGGAAGGGGCCGCCTCGCGGCGCTATTTTCAGGCTTTAAACGAAGTGTTGCCGCCGGCCTACCGCTTTGAAAGCCGGAGCAAGCACCCGGCCACCGACCGGTTCAATGCGCTGCTCAACTATGGATATGGCATGCTCTACGGCAAGGTGGAAGGCGCCCTGATCAAAGCGGGCATTGACCCTTACATCGGCGTTTTTCACCGCGATGACTACAACCGGCCGGTACTGGTCTACGATGTCATCGAACGATATCGGGTATGGATCGACTTTGTGGCCATACAACTATGTCGCCAGGACGCCTTCCCCGAAGAGTGCTTCGTGGAGCGCAACGGCGGCGTATGGCTGGAGGGGCTGGGCAAACGCATCCTCATCCAATCGGTGAACGACTACCTGGCGGAGGTGGTGCAACAGCAGGGCGTGGAACGGTCCCGTGCCTTTCACATCCAGCGGTACGCGCACCAGCTGGCAAAGTTTTTTCAGCAAAGTGTTGGGTGA
- a CDS encoding AAA family ATPase has product MPTFQLTHHQTEALAKLQAFTREEGSRCFVLRGYAGTGKTTLVGDYVRWLEKQQVKAVLLATTGRAAKVLAEKTGREASTIHSCIYQFDELEGLDAPAGKGEQLTLQFGVRQQPLYDQEVVYIVDEASMIPNTATTGGQVAKFGSGHLLVDFLAFTRGQRVVFVGDPCQLPPVSAESFSPALSPRYLRDEYEVAVRYAELFEIVRQDAQSEILELAGRFRADILKEQYQKWPKIMAPRQQGAYLHANEQALIEAYMPYLQKRDYPEALMITNANGHCRRLNHRLRLSLQGHKNLQEGELLMVVQNSYYVPLSNGDQVVVKSVKPAGKQAGFTFLEVRLQNVNKPEVYQTLLIRELLYNDFPGLQPDESRRLLIDFDQRMRKEGVKRKSEAYQRAMRTDPYLNALRAKFGYVITCHKAQGGEWPQVFLNIQKSVYVQRDNALYRWFYTALTRASERLHLNDGFWVQGFNQRQPEVAIRQLKQQQRKNQ; this is encoded by the coding sequence ATGCCCACCTTCCAACTCACCCACCACCAAACCGAAGCTCTGGCCAAACTCCAGGCCTTCACCCGGGAAGAAGGCAGCCGCTGTTTTGTGCTGCGCGGTTATGCCGGCACCGGCAAGACCACCCTCGTGGGCGATTACGTCCGCTGGCTGGAAAAGCAACAGGTGAAGGCCGTGCTGCTGGCCACTACCGGGCGTGCCGCCAAGGTGCTGGCCGAAAAAACGGGACGGGAAGCCTCCACCATCCACTCCTGCATTTATCAATTCGATGAACTCGAGGGATTGGACGCCCCCGCCGGGAAGGGGGAACAACTGACCCTGCAATTTGGAGTCCGCCAGCAGCCGCTTTACGATCAGGAAGTGGTGTACATTGTCGACGAAGCCTCCATGATCCCCAATACGGCTACGACGGGCGGGCAGGTCGCCAAATTTGGCTCCGGCCACCTGCTGGTCGACTTCCTGGCCTTTACCCGGGGCCAACGGGTGGTTTTTGTCGGCGACCCCTGCCAGCTGCCGCCGGTGAGCGCCGAATCCTTTTCGCCGGCCCTCAGCCCGAGGTATCTGCGCGATGAGTACGAGGTTGCTGTGCGCTACGCCGAGCTGTTCGAGATCGTGCGGCAGGATGCCCAGTCGGAGATCCTGGAGCTGGCCGGCCGCTTCCGCGCCGATATCCTGAAGGAACAGTACCAGAAATGGCCCAAGATTATGGCGCCTCGCCAGCAAGGTGCCTACCTGCATGCCAACGAGCAGGCATTAATCGAGGCCTATATGCCCTACCTGCAAAAGCGGGATTACCCGGAAGCCCTCATGATCACCAATGCCAATGGGCACTGCCGCCGCCTCAACCACCGGCTGCGCCTCAGCTTACAGGGGCACAAAAACCTGCAGGAAGGCGAACTGCTCATGGTGGTGCAAAACAGCTACTATGTGCCGCTAAGCAACGGCGACCAGGTGGTGGTGAAAAGCGTAAAGCCGGCGGGAAAGCAAGCGGGGTTTACCTTTCTTGAGGTCCGCTTGCAAAACGTCAACAAGCCCGAGGTATACCAAACGTTGCTCATCCGCGAACTCCTGTACAACGATTTTCCCGGCCTGCAGCCGGATGAGTCGCGCCGCCTGCTCATCGACTTCGACCAGCGCATGCGCAAAGAGGGCGTGAAGCGCAAATCCGAAGCTTACCAAAGAGCGATGCGCACTGACCCTTACCTCAACGCTTTGCGCGCCAAGTTCGGTTACGTCATCACCTGTCACAAGGCACAGGGCGGCGAATGGCCCCAGGTCTTTCTCAACATCCAAAAATCGGTCTATGTGCAGCGCGATAATGCCCTGTACCGCTGGTTCTACACTGCTCTGACCCGCGCCAGCGAGCGGCTGCACCTCAACGACGGCTTTTGGGTGCAGGGATTCAACCAACGGCAGCCGGAAGTGGCTATCCGGCAGCTTAAGCAGCAACAAAGGAAAAACCAATAG